The DNA sequence AGGACCTCTCCCTCGTCTGTGTTAATGGTAACGTCTAGTGGACTGTAGAATCCTATTCCCACTCCTTCCTGCCTGGAGAACACACAGTTAAGAGCAGATAGAGATACTGTTGATTGAAGTTACAAATTCATGCCATTCTCTACAGTCTGTAAAACAATCCAGAATGTTATATATAAATGCCATAGACATCAGTTGTACCACTTTTTCCACTGGCACCAGAATTGTATTAGGACCTGCTTGAGGGAAGAGAACTAGGAGAATCAGGGGCTTATTTCCGTTGACTAAGCCTTCCGGGCAAATATGTACATTTGGAATATCCCACTACAGGTCCTAGGACATCATCTCAGCAACAATTCCTACTCAAGGCTGTTCAACTTCACAAACCGCACCCTATAGGGATAGGCCTATAACACTGTAAAATAGCCACCCACTTGTCTAAACTGATGAGGTTGTCCTTGTCCATCTTCCAGACCACTCCCCAGACCACATCTCCCTTGGACTCTTCTATAGTAGCAACACCACCATGCCAAGAGTTGGTGTTGTTGAACTCTTTCTTCCAGTATCCAAATTGAATCACATGATCCTGTCAAGTAGAATATTCAAAAGCATACACAGTAATTTCATAATCACATGTACGTAGCCTAATAACAATTATTTGTTAAAGCATTGCTAACAGCATAATTAATAGCTTGCACACGTATCATGGCAAATGAAAACTCCGATGCCAACCTACAATGCTTGGTGCCAACTTCTCAGCATCTTCACAACAAAACATACGCACtgaagcctaccttcaaactgccAGTTGTAACAAAAGCCGCGGATGGATTCTTCAGCTGCAGTCTTTCCTTCAGCAGATTACTTCCATAAGCGAAATACATAAAGTAGTCAGACACGGATGAGTTTGAAACACTTGTTCCATTATTTTCAGCGGTGGCAGGAACCGCTTTTGACGCAATTTGTTGATGAAACAGTGCAAGTAAAATCGTGTAAGTAAGGTATGACATGGTCTATCCGCTTTGTGATGGTGAGTATGTTAACCAGTTGGTAATGTTGTTATTTTATTACTTGCTGTCTTTAGAGAAAGGGCTCGACTACTGTACCTCAGCGTGACGGCGCGCTGATTGGCTGAGCGCTAAACGAGGAGGGGCATGCATGAACAGACAAAACAGCCAGAACACCCTGTCCCCTTTAGTTGATAAGATGATCATTCTTTTTCATTACATTTCTAACATGATTCAGTTATCACAACAAAACATAGTATCCATTCTGGGTGAAATGAGAgagtttttaaaaaaataatacattaatGCAATTTAAACTAGTGTGTTAATAGTGCCACTTGAAGcccagtggtataaagtacttaagtaaaaataatttaaagtactacttaagtcgtttttgtaggtatctgtactttactttactaattatatttttgacaacttttagttttactccactacatccctaaagaaaataatgtactttctactattccctgacacccaaaagtatttgtAACATTTGGAAtatttagcaggacaggaaaatggtccaacaaacttaaagagaaaatccctggtcatccctactgcatctgatctggcagactcactaaacacaaatgctttgtttgtaaattatgttggagtgtgctcAACTGAGTAttacaattgttgggaaaatgacttgtgtcattcacagagtacatgtcctaaccgacttcctaaaacgatagtttgttaacaagaaatttgtggagtggttgaaaaacaagttttaatgactccaacctaagtgtatgtaaacttccgacttcaactgtacctttacttttgatacttaagtgtagacttttagacttttactcaagtagtattttactaggtgactttcacttttattttagcaattttctattaaggtatctttacttttactcaagtatgacaattgggtactttttcttcCAATGTTGAAACCAGACTTTTTTGCAGTGTTGTTGGGCTTATATTCACATCCGTGGCAACAGCCCCCTGTAAATCCTTTCTCAATAGAAGCATTCAGTGAATTGTAGCTTTAAGATAAAAGTTAAGAAGTACGATTAGGAGATTAGGTTTATGTTAACTACTATGTTTTCCAATACTATACACATTTCACTTCCAAAAGGATTCTAAAGTTATATTCCACCGATAAAGTCATTTTTTAATGTAATTTGTGCAATACATTTGTGTATGCAGTTAATGCATTATTTTGTGGAAAGGGAAGTTAGAAAGAGTgttagaggaatttaattcctcttCATGCTGGTGGTGCTGCTCCATCAGCTTGCTTGGGAATACCTGCTGGCCTTCTGCCACATCATCCGCACCTGGTTGGAGGAGGCTGTACGGAGGCTATTGCTATGATGCCTTTGTATTgtacagtgggagagaggagcgCTGGGTGGTGGAGCAGCTGCTTCCCGGCCTGGAGCAGAGGGGGTCTCCCTGCGTCTATGTCTGCATAGCAGGGACTTCCAATTGGGGAAGGACATTGTGGACTACATCACAGACAGCCTCTACGGTAAGTATCCTGGACCACTAGAAATACTATATACAGACGCACTGGTTAAAAATACCAAGCCTATGGCATCACCATCTAATGATCCTTCTTACTGGTCTGGTTCCAGGCAGCGGCTACACCGTGTGTGTGGTGAGTCGTAACTACCTGAACAGTAACTGGCCACACCCTCCGTCTGCTGGTGGAGCAAAGGGTCATCCTTATCTTCCTGGAGGAAATCCCCTCAGCTGTCTGCCCACTACCGCCTGTCTAGGCTGGTCAAGACCAGGTACGTACAGTATGTGGAGAGGGGGTTCTGTGAACTACACTCtatcatttatttaactaggaaacaTCCTTGCGAAAACATACAGTGTGTTCGGAAAGCAATCAGACTatttgaatttttccacattttgttacatgacagccttattctaaaatggattcaacgtttgtctctgtggatggtttgtcctctgacaaattaaCTGTACATTTTAGTGATGTTATTcggaaacacaatgttaactttcactgctatgcagatgacacacagctgtacatttcgatgaaacatggtgaagccccaaaattgccctcgctggaagcctgtgtttcagacataaagaAGTTGATGGCtgtaaatgttctacttttaaactcggacaaaacagaaatgcttgttctaggtcctgagaaacaaagagatcttctgttgaatctgacaattaatcttgatggttgtacagttgtctcaaataacactgtgaaggacctcggtgttactctggaccctgatctctcttttgacgaacatatcaagactgtttcaaggacagcttttttccatctacgtaacattgcaaaaatcataaactttctgtccaaaattaatgcagaaaaatgtatccatacttttgtcacttctaggttagaatactgcaatgctctactatccggctacccggataaagcactaaataaacttctgttagtgctaaatacggctgctagaatcttgactagaaccaaaaaatgtgatcatattactccattgctagcctctctacactggcttcctgttaaggcaagggctgatttcaaggttttactgctatcctacaaagcattacatgggcttgcacctacctatctttccgatttggtccttcCGTACAAACCTACACGTACACACTATGGTCACAATACTCAGGCCTcataactgtccctagaatttctatgcaaacagctggaggcaggactttctcctatagagctccattttgaAACGGTCTACCCCCcccccatgtgagagatgcagactcggtctcaacctttaagtctttaatgaagactcatctcttcagtagatcctatgattgagtgtagtctggcccaggaatgtgaaggtgaacggaaaggcactgaaGCAactaaccgcccttgctgtctctgcctggccagttcccctccctccactgggattctctgcctctaaccctattataggggctgagtcactggtgcaCTGGTGCActaacgtgatcttcctgtctgggttgcccccctcctcttgggttgtgccgtggcaaaGATCCTTGtgagctatactcagccttgtctcaggatggtaagttggtggttgaagatatccctctagtgatgtgggctgtgctttggcaaagtgggtggggttatatcctgcctgtttggccctgtccgggggtattgtcGGATGGGGCCagagtgtctcccgacccctcctgtctcagcctccagtatttatgctgcagtagcttatgtgtcggggggctagggtcagtctgttatatctggagtatttctcctgtcttatccggtgtcctgtgtgaatttaagtatgctctcgctaattctctctctttctttctttctttctttctttctttctctctttctttctttctttctctctctcggaggacctgagctctaggaccatgactcaggactacctggcctgatgactccttgctgtccccagtccatctggccttgctgctgctccagtttcaactcttcttcctgcgactatggaaccctgacctgttcaccggatgtgctacctgtcccagatctgctgttttcaacactctagagacagtaggagcggtagagatactctgaatgatcggctatgaaaagccaactgacatttactcctgaggtgctgacctgttgcacccttgacaaccactgtgattgttattattatttgaccctgctggtaatctatgaacatttgaacatcttggccatgttctgttataatctccacccggcaccaccagaagaggactgggcaccccacatagcctggttcctctctaggtttcttactaggttctggcttttctatggagtttttcctagccaccgtgcttctacacctgcattgcttgctgttctgggttttaggctgggtttctgtacagcactttgagatatcagctgatgtaagaaggaaaTTTAAGAAGAAAAataatatttaattttttttaaatgtcaatctacacacaataccccaaaatgacaaaatgaaaacagatttttagacatttttgcaaatgtattaaacataaaaaagataaataccttatttacgtaagtattcagaccctttgctatgagactcgaaattgagcacagatctgtggaagggtaccaacaaattctgcagcgttgaaggtccccaataacacaatggcctccatcattgtaaaatggaagaagtttggaaccaccaagactcttcctagagctggcacccagccaaactgagcaatcgagtgagaagggccatggtcagggaggagaccaagaacacaatggtcgctctgacagagctccagagttcctctgtggagatgggagaaccttccagaaggataaccatctctgcagcattccaccaatcagacgaaagccactcctctataaaaggcacatgacagctcgattGGACTTTGCCAAAGGgttacctaaaggactctcagaccatgaaaaacaagattctctggtctgatgaaaccaatattgaactcattggcctgaatgcaaacGTCAtttctagaggaaacctggcaccatccgtacggtgaagcatggtggtggcagcatcatgctgtaacATAACGAAATGTGGGAAtagtgaagtggtctgaatactttccgaatgtatatATTTTCTATGACCTTGTGTGTTGAGGAACTTGACCTGAAGACCTGAAGGCTTGTCTTCTAAATTCTATGTTCATTATGACTTGAGTATGTTGTCTTTCCTGTGTTGTATAATGCCTTGGGTGTGATAAAAACACTTTATTCTTTTATTCAAATAATCAGTTATTATTGTGATCCCCAGGACCTACCTGGACCAGGCCATGCAGCCTGCCTTCTGGGACCATCTGTTGACCAAACTGGTCCCTCCTGAACCACACCCTGGCCAGTGACCAGATTCAGTACTTCACTATTTTAAAAAGGGTTCTAAAAGGGGTCTTTGTTGGgtgaaaaggttctacctggaaccataaagggttctcctacaggGATGAGCCAAATAACTATTTAAGGTTTAAGAAAGCATCTATtttgtgtacatgtctagacagtgGTATTCTGCTTCCAATGAACTTTGTATGAACTGTGTTGATACAACGACCAACCGTTATCAACAGCAGAGGTAGACAAAGACCTTCAATCACATACAAGTAAACAGACTTCCATTGTTCAAAATATGTTTTCAAGGAAACACATTCTCATCTAACAATGAAGTTTATGGATTTGCATACAaagggggaggggaagaagaagaagtgatCTTGAatgtagcctggtcccatatcTTTCTGTGCTGTCTTGACAACGTGGTCATGTCACTGACCCGTACgatttggaaagacaccacaaacagatctgagaccaggctatctTGAATGAGGCTGATTTAAATGCCTTTGTACACTCTATACAGATCAACACAGAACATCCAGGGAGGTTTTATTGTCTGCCAAAGTAGTACAAATACACATGATCTTATTCTACATTTAATCCCTATACAGTCTGAGGGATGCTcagtgtcatcatcatcatcattattagtCAGTAAATAACTATTCCTGAAGAGAATTTATAGATGTAATGTTGAGGGTTTCTTTAACCAGTGAGTTCGTGAACACAGTTCTCTCTCTAGGCAGGTTTGAGTTCCTAGAGAAAAATATATGCTGTCTCTTACTTGCTTTCAAACCAAGGTGCATGAACAGTGGAGCAAACTGGAGATGAGAAGATATTCAGCAACTCTTGGTAGGACAATGGAAGATGTTGAAGCAAACTTATATTGTCCTACCAGGAGTTGAGTTCCTAAACATGGCAGTTTGTTCCAGGTGTTGTTAAGCGTCAGATCGGTGGTtggctctctctttgtctcttttcaTAATCCGCTCCAGCTCAGCCATGACAGGCAGTGGGCCCTCATACTTGTTGGTCTAGATGGCCTTCAGCTTCTCCTTTGACAATATAGACTGTATTGTTTTATTACAATTCATTTGAAAAAACGTTTGTTGGTAAATACCTTTTCAGAGACAACTTTCTGCGTTTCTATTCATTGTCCCACTGTTTATCCATGGAGAGCACCAGTTTCATTAACAATGTTCCTCTCTACACTTTGTAAGGTATCTAACGTCTTACAGAGTTCAGTGTCAAGTCCATGTTCTTAAATGTATTTTGAATAAAAGAGATATAACTAGATTGAGAAATTAAGAcagtgtgtgatagagagagaggggggggggaagagtGTAAAAGGAGTTGTGTCTCCTTGAGGTACTGTGGCGATGGTGGAGCGTAAACACAGCTGTTCATGATGTAGGTGCGACAGATGAGCTCTTGGCCCTGAGTCTTCACATTCACCTCCACAGGGCTGTAGGCCCTTAGTCTCACGTTCTcctggctgcacacacacacacacacacaaatatgaatACACCCAACCACACAACTTTAGAACTGGTTAGAACTAGACCACATCAACCACAATGAAGAAGCACTCAGAATGACACAACAGAcccagtatttttttaaatattttttaaaactagacaagtcagttacgaacaaattattatttacaatgatggcctacaccgaccaaaccctggacgacgctgggccaatagtgcgccgccctatgggactcccaatcatggccggttgtgaaacCGGATACAGTAGACACAGTATGTGCCAACTAGGATTAGGTGAACTAGATTAAGGTATTTTACCTGTCTAGAGACTTGAGGTCGGCCACGTTCATCCTCCATACCACTCCCCACATCTCGTCCCCTGGGCTGTTCTCGATGGTCGCCACACCCCCATGCCAGCGGTCACTGGCCAGACCCTTGTAGTTTCCAAATATCAGCTTGTAGTcctagagagaaggagagatagagagggtcagGTTAAGGTCAGGTGTCCTCCCAGGTCCTCCTTATAGTCAGGTCAGGTTGGGTCGTACCTTGAGCCTGGCCACACAGTGGATGGAAGCGGAGGGGTTCTTGAGCTGGAACCTTCCCTTCAGTAGGTTGCTGCCGTAGGCAAAGTACAGGAAGGTGTGGATTTCTATGTTGTCATCCatgctgacagagaggaggagcaggagggggaagggcagggtgaggtggaggaggagtcgAGGGAAGacaaggaggtggaggagagaatagagagaaaccaCAGTCAGCAAGAGTGCTTGGAGCAGAGACGCAAGGAGAGGTCAAGGAGAGATCAAGGAGAGGCGCTATTGTGACAGAGATTAAACTCTGCTTCCCCCTCTTTTATACCAGCCCTCTCTGCACTCACTGACTCCCCATTCTCATGCTAATCCAACAGGCCTGGCCTGTGCTGTACCCACCACTGCCACACAATACACACAGCCTGCTGGTTGCTGAGCCTTATAGCCTGAGCTGGCTGAGCTCACAGTCACACCAGCATGTCATTCACAGTGTGCTGCAACAAGCCTGCATAGCACTGTCATGTGGGCAGAGAAGTTAGTGATGTGTTGCAGCTGATGCTTTGACAAATAGGCCAATCCATCACTCATGTTTGCTTGCGTGCACACAGATTTATTTTTCCACTGCCGATGGTAATCAGGCAAACCTCAATTATGTACAAAGAAATATCATTAGAACTTTGCTTTGAAATTATGTCATTGGCACTGACTGGTGCAGTGGAGGGTAAATGCAGTTTACACACCATTTTTATTTTGTGCCAAGCTTTACCAATCTTTTGGagaaaaatgcattgaaagtataggAAGCATTACTGGTCACGGGAATGGAAGGCTAAACATGGCTGGTCCATCAAGGTCCAGTAGGTAACTTTGTGTGCgatctgaccaaattcacatagaaaagtGAGTTATAGATTGGTAATTCCTATTGAAAGCAAGTCTGATGCATGGTATATCTGttctgtgtgctatttctatgcttcccatctTTAAGTTTAGCTTTTGCGTcgttttacttttggttttgtacaccagcttcaaacagcttaaTATACACTATTTTGGGTTATTAAAAATATATTGGAAACAGCAAAGTTCGTACAGTGATGCAGGT is a window from the Oncorhynchus tshawytscha isolate Ot180627B linkage group LG03, Otsh_v2.0, whole genome shotgun sequence genome containing:
- the LOC112227899 gene encoding gamma-glutamylcyclotransferase; translated protein: MSYLTYTILLALFHQQIASKAVPATAENNGTSVSNSSVSDYFMYFAYGSNLLKERLQLKNPSAAFVTTGSLKDHVIQFGYWKKEFNNTNSWHGGVATIEESKGDVVWGVVWKMDKDNLISLDKQEGVGIGFYSPLDVTINTDEGEVLCRTYQMNNFTVHQTSPPYKQVVCLGAKQNGLPLDYIKKLEAVETNGYSGPSILDDITALKPADKGKSL
- the LOC112244893 gene encoding gamma-glutamylcyclotransferase-like translates to MDDNIEIHTFLYFAYGSNLLKGRFQLKNPSASIHCVARLKDYKLIFGNYKGLASDRWHGGVATIENSPGDEMWGVVWRMNVADLKSLDSQENVRLRAYSPVEVNVKTQGQELICRTYIMNSCVYAPPSPQYLKETQLLLHSSPPPLSLSHTVLISQSSYISFIQNTFKNMDLTLNSVRR